Proteins from a genomic interval of Vreelandella profundi:
- the rpsB gene encoding 30S ribosomal protein S2: protein MSHVNMRDLLKAGAHFGHQTKYWNPKMSKFIFGARNKIHIINLEHTLPALNEAVDVVEKMAASNNKILFVGTKRSASKVIKEEANRSGQPFVNHRWLGGMLTNFKTIRQSIKRLRELEAMREDGTFEKLTKKEVLMATREQEKLERSIGGIKNMGGLPDALFVIDVDHERIAINEANKLGIPVIGVVDTNSNPDGVDYVIPGNDDSIRAIQIYVKAIADACGRAKESNAQEFVEVTEEAAAAEDNTAAE from the coding sequence ATGTCTCACGTCAATATGCGTGACCTGCTTAAAGCAGGCGCTCACTTCGGTCACCAGACTAAGTACTGGAATCCGAAAATGAGCAAATTTATCTTCGGCGCGCGCAACAAGATTCACATCATCAACCTTGAGCACACTCTGCCGGCACTGAATGAAGCGGTTGATGTGGTTGAGAAGATGGCGGCATCCAACAACAAAATTTTGTTTGTTGGCACCAAGCGCAGCGCTAGCAAGGTAATTAAAGAAGAAGCAAACCGCAGTGGCCAGCCGTTCGTCAACCATCGCTGGTTGGGCGGCATGCTGACTAACTTCAAGACCATTCGCCAGTCGATTAAGCGCCTGCGTGAGCTTGAAGCAATGCGCGAAGACGGTACGTTCGAGAAGCTGACCAAGAAAGAAGTCTTGATGGCGACTCGCGAGCAAGAAAAACTTGAGCGTTCTATCGGCGGCATCAAGAACATGGGCGGCCTTCCGGACGCGCTGTTCGTCATCGACGTTGACCATGAGCGTATTGCGATCAACGAAGCCAACAAGCTTGGCATCCCGGTCATCGGCGTGGTGGATACTAACTCCAACCCCGATGGCGTTGATTACGTGATCCCAGGCAACGATGACTCTATCCGCGCTATCCAGATCTACGTTAAAGCGATTGCGGATGCGTGTGGTCGTGCCAAAGAAAGCAATGCTCAAGAGTTTGTTGAAGTGACCGAAGAGGCCGCTGCAGCTGAAGACAACACGGCAGCTGAGTAA
- the tsf gene encoding translation elongation factor Ts: MAAISASQVKELRERTGLGMMECKKALTETDGDIDVAIENLRKNSGLKAAKKADRIAAEGVVVTRVAEDGSYGVMVEINSETDFVARDDNFISFADKIVGGFFAAKNEDVAAVMAGDLETAREQLVQKIGENIGVRRAVVVNAVGGGLVGEYVHGGRIGVLTVLTGGTAAVAKDVAMHVAAINPAVALPADMPQEQLDQEKAIILAQPDMAGKPEQIAEKMVQGRLKKYLAENSLTEQPFVKDPNQTVAEFVKAAGGEVVSFTRFEVGEGIEKEEVDFAKEVMEQAGRR, from the coding sequence ATGGCAGCTATTAGCGCCTCTCAGGTCAAGGAACTTCGCGAACGTACCGGTCTCGGCATGATGGAGTGTAAAAAAGCACTCACCGAAACCGACGGCGATATCGACGTTGCAATCGAAAACCTGCGCAAAAATTCAGGCCTTAAGGCCGCGAAGAAAGCCGATCGTATCGCCGCAGAAGGTGTGGTGGTTACGCGCGTAGCGGAAGACGGTAGCTACGGTGTAATGGTCGAAATCAACTCCGAGACTGACTTTGTTGCACGTGATGACAACTTCATTTCGTTTGCTGACAAAATCGTTGGTGGTTTCTTCGCTGCTAAAAATGAAGATGTCGCTGCGGTCATGGCGGGCGATCTGGAGACTGCACGTGAGCAGTTGGTTCAGAAAATCGGCGAGAATATCGGCGTGCGTCGTGCCGTCGTTGTTAACGCTGTAGGCGGTGGCTTGGTCGGCGAATACGTCCACGGTGGCCGTATTGGTGTTCTGACTGTATTGACTGGCGGTACCGCTGCTGTGGCGAAAGATGTTGCGATGCACGTGGCCGCCATCAATCCTGCGGTTGCGCTGCCTGCTGACATGCCCCAAGAACAGCTTGATCAAGAAAAAGCTATTATCCTGGCGCAGCCGGATATGGCCGGTAAGCCGGAGCAGATTGCTGAGAAAATGGTGCAGGGTCGCTTGAAAAAGTACCTGGCCGAAAACAGCCTGACCGAGCAGCCGTTTGTTAAAGATCCTAACCAGACCGTTGCTGAGTTCGTTAAAGCAGCGGGCGGCGAAGTCGTGAGCTTTACGCGCTTTGAAGTGGGTGAAGGTATCGAGAAAGAAGAAGTCGATTTTGCTAAAGAAGTTATGGAACAGGCTGGCCGTCGCTAG
- the pyrH gene encoding UMP kinase: MSRDVQEPTPYVAPSKGNAESSKSKYKRILLKLSGEALMGEHDFGIDPKVLDRLALEIGQLVGIGVQVGIVIGGGNLFRGAALSEAGMDRVTGDHMGMLATVMNALAMRDALERSNIRSRVMSAIPMSGVVEHYDRRTAIRYLTSGDVVLFSAGTGNPFFTTDSAACLRGIEVDADVVIKATKVDGVYNKDPVKHPDAVKYDQLSYDDALDQKLGVMDLTAICLVRDHNMPVRVFDMNKPGALLNMVVGGKEGTLIYRG; this comes from the coding sequence ATGTCACGTGATGTTCAAGAGCCGACCCCTTACGTCGCACCCAGCAAAGGCAACGCTGAGAGCTCGAAGTCAAAATACAAACGTATTTTGCTCAAGCTTTCGGGTGAAGCGCTGATGGGTGAACACGATTTTGGTATTGACCCTAAGGTGCTTGACCGCCTAGCGCTGGAAATCGGTCAGCTGGTGGGTATTGGCGTGCAAGTGGGTATCGTGATTGGCGGCGGTAACTTGTTCCGCGGCGCCGCACTCAGCGAGGCCGGTATGGATCGCGTGACTGGCGACCATATGGGGATGCTGGCCACCGTCATGAATGCGCTGGCCATGCGTGACGCTCTAGAGCGTTCTAATATTCGCTCGCGTGTTATGTCGGCTATTCCGATGAGCGGCGTGGTTGAGCACTACGATCGACGCACTGCTATTCGTTACTTAACCTCCGGCGACGTTGTGCTTTTCTCAGCGGGAACGGGTAACCCCTTCTTTACCACTGATTCTGCTGCCTGTTTGCGCGGCATTGAAGTGGACGCTGACGTGGTGATCAAGGCGACCAAAGTTGATGGCGTCTACAATAAAGATCCGGTAAAACATCCGGATGCTGTTAAGTATGACCAGCTTTCTTACGACGACGCTCTAGATCAAAAGCTAGGCGTTATGGATTTGACCGCTATCTGCCTGGTACGTGACCATAATATGCCGGTGCGGGTGTTTGACATGAATAAACCTGGTGCCCTGCTGAATATGGTGGTGGGGGGCAAGGAAGGCACGCTGATATATAGAGGGTAA
- the frr gene encoding ribosome recycling factor: MINDIKKDAESRMKKSVDALNSNFNKIRTGRAHPSILDAVTVDYYGSQVPLGQVASVNVEDARTLSIAPWEQGMVQKIEKAIMTSDLGLNPASAGNVIRVPMPMLTEETRKVYIKQARSEAENARVAVRNVRRDANGDFKSLLKEKDITEDDQRQGEDEVQKLTDKYIAEVDKALAAKEQDLMQV, translated from the coding sequence GTGATCAACGATATTAAGAAAGACGCCGAATCGCGCATGAAGAAAAGCGTTGATGCGCTGAATAGTAACTTCAATAAAATCCGTACCGGGCGCGCTCATCCGAGTATTTTGGACGCGGTCACCGTTGACTATTACGGTAGCCAGGTGCCGCTGGGCCAAGTAGCCTCTGTGAACGTTGAAGATGCTCGCACGCTGAGCATTGCGCCATGGGAACAGGGCATGGTGCAGAAGATCGAGAAGGCCATCATGACGTCTGATCTTGGCCTTAACCCGGCCAGCGCGGGTAACGTCATTCGCGTTCCGATGCCGATGCTGACGGAAGAAACCCGCAAGGTTTACATTAAGCAGGCGCGCAGCGAAGCAGAGAATGCCCGCGTTGCCGTGCGCAACGTGCGTCGTGATGCCAACGGTGACTTTAAGTCGCTGTTAAAAGAGAAAGACATTACCGAAGACGATCAGCGTCAAGGTGAAGATGAGGTTCAGAAGCTGACCGACAAATATATCGCTGAAGTCGATAAAGCGTTGGCCGCCAAAGAACAGGATCTGATGCAGGTATAA
- the uppS gene encoding polyprenyl diphosphate synthase — MTSPQFPKKQPDDASALSLDGEAMPSHVAIIMDGNNRWARARGLSGVRGHRAGVEAVRAVIQRAAEREVKTLSLFAFSSENWKRPAAEVNALMELFLMALKREVKKLNERNVRLSIIGEERGFSHAIQKHIQRAEALTAHNTGMHLVIAANYGGQWEIARAARTLAEQVAAGDLAPSAIDEDCFDAAMGSERVPPVDLCIRTSGEQRLSNFMLWQLAYAELHFSPLLWPDFGADAFDLALNDFCQRRRRFGMTDEQIEAQGA; from the coding sequence ATGACGTCACCGCAGTTTCCCAAAAAACAGCCGGACGATGCCAGCGCTCTTTCCCTAGATGGGGAGGCTATGCCGTCCCATGTTGCCATCATTATGGATGGTAATAACCGCTGGGCGCGTGCGCGCGGGCTTTCTGGCGTGCGTGGGCACCGCGCAGGGGTTGAAGCGGTTCGCGCGGTGATTCAGCGTGCTGCTGAGCGTGAGGTAAAAACGCTTAGCCTATTCGCTTTCTCCAGCGAAAATTGGAAACGCCCAGCGGCAGAGGTTAACGCGCTGATGGAGCTGTTTTTAATGGCGCTCAAGCGTGAAGTCAAAAAGCTCAACGAGCGCAATGTCCGGCTGTCGATTATTGGCGAAGAGCGTGGTTTTTCCCACGCTATCCAAAAGCATATCCAGCGTGCTGAGGCGCTAACCGCGCACAACACGGGTATGCATTTAGTGATTGCCGCCAACTATGGTGGGCAGTGGGAGATCGCCCGCGCGGCACGCACTTTAGCCGAGCAGGTCGCCGCCGGTGACTTAGCGCCTTCCGCCATCGATGAAGATTGTTTCGATGCAGCGATGGGCAGCGAGCGGGTGCCGCCGGTCGATCTGTGCATACGGACGAGCGGAGAGCAGCGGCTATCAAATTTCATGCTTTGGCAGCTTGCTTACGCTGAGCTGCACTTTTCACCTCTGTTATGGCCTGATTTCGGCGCAGACGCTTTTGATCTGGCGTTAAACGACTTCTGTCAGCGGCGTCGTCGCTTTGGTATGACAGACGAACAAATTGAGGCGCAAGGTGCTTAA
- a CDS encoding phosphatidate cytidylyltransferase, with amino-acid sequence MLKQRIITAAWLAPLTLIGLFGLQGGAFALFTALMVLLGAWEWTNLAGVTRQRIRLQLVAAMALLMAIMWLSGAVFAVWPLWLAAVGWLANLYWVVRYPAAGTQWQTTTRRLAMGLWVLLPCWVGFNVLRDSGAIWLLFVMLLVWTADIGAYFAGRRWGKRKLAPRVSPGKSWEGVIGGLVATSLLALAFAIWQPLGLAGGIALIIITALVTLISVLGDLLESMLKRYRNIKDSSQLLPGHGGVLDRIDSLTAAIPLFALLYLEVLLSMLASSLGQGPPL; translated from the coding sequence GTGCTTAAACAGCGGATTATCACCGCAGCTTGGTTAGCGCCTCTGACGCTAATCGGCCTGTTCGGATTACAAGGCGGTGCGTTTGCGCTGTTTACAGCCTTGATGGTTCTGCTTGGCGCTTGGGAGTGGACCAACTTAGCCGGCGTTACTCGACAGCGCATCCGCTTACAGCTGGTCGCCGCTATGGCTTTACTGATGGCAATTATGTGGCTTAGCGGTGCGGTATTTGCCGTTTGGCCGCTATGGCTAGCCGCAGTGGGCTGGTTAGCAAATCTTTACTGGGTCGTACGCTACCCGGCAGCGGGGACGCAGTGGCAAACCACCACGCGCCGCTTAGCGATGGGTTTATGGGTGCTGCTGCCGTGCTGGGTAGGCTTTAACGTGCTGCGTGATAGCGGCGCGATTTGGCTGTTGTTCGTGATGCTGCTGGTCTGGACCGCCGATATCGGTGCTTATTTTGCCGGCCGTCGGTGGGGTAAGCGTAAGCTTGCGCCTCGCGTTAGCCCCGGTAAGTCCTGGGAAGGCGTTATTGGAGGGCTGGTGGCAACCTCTCTGCTGGCGCTAGCGTTTGCCATTTGGCAGCCGCTGGGCCTAGCAGGAGGAATAGCGCTGATCATAATTACCGCCTTGGTTACTTTGATTTCCGTGCTGGGTGATTTGTTAGAAAGCATGTTGAAGCGATATCGCAATATTAAGGATTCCAGCCAGCTGCTGCCTGGTCACGGCGGAGTTTTAGACCGTATTGATAGCCTGACAGCCGCCATTCCGCTGTTTGCGCTGCTGTATCTCGAAGTTTTGCTCTCAATGCTTGCCTCGTCCCTGGGTCAAGGGCCGCCGCTATGA
- the ispC gene encoding 1-deoxy-D-xylulose-5-phosphate reductoisomerase — translation MIQSAKPSSLQRVTVLGSTGSVGTSTLDVIARHPERYAVHALTAHTSKEALLAQCLIHRPAVAVLDSDADAAWLRRELKQAGQPVDVSAGPQALCDVARDASVDCVMAAIVGAAGLLPALAAAEAGKRVLLANKEALVMSGALFMDAVSRSGATLLPIDSEHNAIYQCLPVEHRGGLAQHGITQLMLTASGGPFRTWRQADIDSATPEQACAHPNWSMGRKISVDSATLMNKGLELIEACWLFDATPEQIQVVVHPQSVIHSMVAYHDGSVIAQLGNPDMRTPIAYGLAWPERINAGVETLDLFQVARLDFEAPDEARFPCLGLARAAMQQGGLAPTVLNAANEIAVEAFLQRRLGFSAIGQLVEEILSRPSEGRVDSVESVLAADQWARHQAIELVTKWSA, via the coding sequence ATGATTCAGTCAGCTAAGCCATCATCGTTGCAACGAGTCACGGTGCTAGGCTCAACGGGCTCTGTGGGTACGAGCACGCTGGACGTGATTGCCCGCCACCCCGAGCGCTATGCGGTTCATGCGTTAACTGCGCACACCTCAAAAGAAGCGTTGCTCGCTCAGTGTTTGATACATCGACCCGCGGTCGCCGTGCTGGATAGCGACGCTGATGCTGCGTGGCTACGTCGTGAACTTAAGCAAGCTGGGCAGCCAGTCGATGTCAGTGCCGGCCCGCAGGCGCTATGTGACGTTGCTCGAGATGCCAGTGTCGACTGTGTTATGGCCGCCATTGTGGGCGCCGCAGGGTTGCTGCCAGCACTGGCGGCGGCGGAGGCAGGTAAGCGAGTGCTGCTAGCCAATAAAGAGGCACTGGTCATGAGCGGCGCGCTGTTTATGGACGCTGTTTCCCGTTCGGGCGCAACGCTATTGCCAATTGATTCCGAACATAATGCCATCTATCAGTGTCTACCCGTGGAGCACCGCGGTGGGTTGGCACAACACGGCATTACCCAGCTTATGTTGACGGCCTCTGGAGGGCCGTTTCGCACCTGGCGTCAGGCCGACATCGATAGCGCAACGCCAGAGCAGGCCTGTGCCCATCCTAATTGGTCAATGGGGCGCAAGATTTCCGTCGACAGCGCAACGTTGATGAATAAAGGGTTAGAGCTGATTGAAGCCTGCTGGTTATTTGATGCAACGCCTGAGCAAATCCAGGTGGTGGTTCACCCGCAAAGCGTGATTCACTCCATGGTGGCGTATCATGACGGGTCAGTGATTGCCCAGCTGGGTAATCCAGATATGCGCACGCCTATTGCCTACGGGCTTGCTTGGCCTGAGCGGATTAACGCAGGTGTTGAAACTCTTGATCTTTTTCAGGTGGCACGGCTCGATTTTGAAGCCCCTGACGAAGCGCGTTTTCCCTGTTTAGGCCTTGCTCGCGCAGCGATGCAGCAAGGCGGCTTGGCGCCGACCGTATTAAATGCAGCGAACGAAATAGCGGTTGAGGCATTTTTACAGCGTCGGCTGGGCTTTTCGGCGATTGGGCAGTTGGTAGAAGAAATTCTTTCGCGCCCCTCTGAAGGTCGCGTTGATAGTGTGGAAAGCGTATTGGCAGCCGACCAGTGGGCGCGACATCAGGCGATTGAGCTGGTAACAAAGTGGTCCGCTTAA
- the rseP gene encoding RIP metalloprotease RseP, whose protein sequence is MGLIQNILAVIVVLGLLVTFHEFGHFWVARRCGVKVLRFSVGFGKPLWSRVDRQGTEYAIAAIPLGGYVKMLDEREAPVPDDQLDQAFNRKTVWQRIAIVAAGPIANFLLAIVAYWALFVAGTTVVSPMVGNVIPNSPAEQAGLARGYEIVAVQGDEMRSWEDVNLKLVSIIGFNGELSIDARPEGASDSQRYVLPVTDYLVRQDPPQPLETLGITPWQPEFPAILGQIVSGEAAEQAGLMAGDTMVAINGEPVDDWMHFVNIVRGSPGETLQLTYERSGERSNIDLTPGRNSLDTGIEIGYIGAGAQQVEWPAEFQREIRYGPIEAVGQAFSRTGEMTLLTVDAIRKMLVGLISPSNLSGPITIAQVSGDSARAGVEAFVGFLAYLSISLGVLNLLPIPVLDGGHLLYYFMEVVRGRPVSEKTQAVGLRIGLAMVGTLMLMALYFDLMRLW, encoded by the coding sequence GTGGGCCTGATACAAAATATTTTAGCGGTCATTGTGGTGCTGGGCCTGTTAGTGACGTTTCACGAATTTGGTCATTTCTGGGTGGCGCGGCGCTGCGGGGTCAAAGTGCTGCGCTTTTCAGTAGGCTTTGGTAAGCCTTTATGGTCACGGGTTGATCGTCAGGGCACTGAGTACGCCATCGCGGCGATTCCGCTTGGCGGCTATGTCAAAATGCTTGATGAGCGCGAAGCGCCGGTTCCCGACGATCAGCTTGACCAAGCGTTTAACCGCAAGACAGTTTGGCAACGCATTGCTATTGTGGCAGCGGGCCCTATTGCTAATTTTTTGCTAGCGATCGTTGCGTACTGGGCACTGTTTGTGGCCGGCACTACGGTCGTGTCGCCCATGGTGGGCAACGTTATTCCAAACTCCCCTGCAGAGCAGGCGGGGCTTGCGCGGGGCTATGAAATTGTCGCTGTCCAGGGCGATGAAATGCGCTCTTGGGAAGATGTTAATCTAAAGCTGGTGTCTATCATTGGCTTTAACGGCGAGTTGAGTATTGATGCACGGCCCGAAGGGGCGAGCGATTCCCAGCGCTACGTTTTGCCGGTGACCGATTATTTAGTGCGTCAGGATCCACCGCAGCCGTTGGAAACGCTGGGTATCACGCCGTGGCAGCCAGAGTTTCCGGCTATTTTAGGCCAGATAGTGAGTGGCGAGGCCGCCGAGCAGGCGGGTCTTATGGCTGGCGATACCATGGTGGCGATTAATGGCGAGCCGGTGGATGATTGGATGCACTTCGTCAATATCGTGCGGGGAAGTCCTGGTGAAACGCTGCAACTCACCTACGAGCGCAGTGGCGAACGGTCGAACATAGATTTAACCCCAGGGCGTAACAGCTTGGATACGGGGATTGAAATTGGTTATATAGGTGCAGGTGCGCAGCAAGTTGAATGGCCTGCTGAGTTTCAGCGTGAGATCCGCTATGGCCCTATTGAAGCGGTTGGACAGGCGTTTTCGCGCACTGGCGAAATGACGCTATTAACCGTTGATGCCATACGTAAAATGTTGGTGGGGCTTATTTCGCCCTCCAATTTATCCGGGCCGATTACCATTGCGCAGGTGTCTGGGGATTCAGCGCGTGCGGGGGTAGAAGCGTTTGTTGGCTTTCTAGCGTATCTTTCTATCAGTCTTGGGGTGCTTAATTTACTACCGATCCCCGTGCTTGATGGTGGCCATTTGCTTTATTATTTCATGGAGGTCGTGCGTGGACGGCCAGTATCTGAAAAAACACAAGCCGTAGGATTGCGCATTGGGCTTGCCATGGTCGGCACCCTGATGTTGATGGCCCTCTATTTTGATCTGATGCGCCTGTGGTAA